A window from Nitrososphaerales archaeon encodes these proteins:
- a CDS encoding Lrp/AsnC ligand binding domain-containing protein, with the protein MAMAYVLINAELGKEAELMKELKAIDGVKEVYFVYGVYDIIVKIEAENVEKLKEAVINRIRRIDKVRSTLTMIVIT; encoded by the coding sequence ATGGCCATGGCGTATGTGCTCATAAATGCAGAATTAGGAAAAGAAGCAGAATTGATGAAAGAGTTAAAGGCGATAGATGGTGTTAAAGAGGTTTATTTTGTGTATGGCGTGTATGATATTATCGTGAAGATCGAGGCAGAAAATGTGGAGAAGTTGAAGGAAGCGGTCATCAATAGGATAAGGCGCATCGATAAAGTCAGATCGACACTTACCATGATCGTAATTACATAA